From the genome of Tachypleus tridentatus isolate NWPU-2018 chromosome 6, ASM421037v1, whole genome shotgun sequence:
ctatctgcgctagccgaccctaatttaatagtgtaagagtagagggaaagcagctagtcatcaccacctacctactcttttaccaccaaatagtggaattgaccgtcacattataacgctcctacggctgaaagggcgagcatgtttggtgcgacggggattcgaacccgtgaccctcagattacgactcgaactccttaaccatgccaggccttatgagaatcattattacttttaacataaGTCCAGTTTAGAATCAATTCATGACACAGTTGTCATAACACAAGTCTATAATTTTTTAGGGCTATTTCattgaacaaataaattaatattatgttgGACAAtcactttttttcaaaataaatgatagTTAAGTAAGTTTCAGTTGTTAAATTTCTGCTCGTTTTTATTTGTGCTTGCACATTTATTTACAAGCCAGCTCTTCTTTGAGTTTATAATCGCTTTACACgcattttacatgtaaatatacTGCTGTAGTTAcgacttttataaataaatctttcgagtatgtatatttattaaaacatgttcACGATATTGTATCAAAATTTTAACcttgttattgttataaaaatatccaaataagttttattatattcAGTAACTTTTAACcattctcttttttttattaagaaaataaatttattgttgccTGGTGtgatatatattaattatgaatgtgtgtattttcttatagtaaagtcataGTAGGTTATCTGCTGAACTCATCGAGGGGagtcgagcccctgattttagtgttgtaaatccgtggatttaccgctgtactagaaggGGGCGTTTATGAATATGCCAAAGATATTTCTATTTCTAAGAAAGACAGGACGTGAATCTGATGATACATTTTTTCGCCCACTTGACACAAAACACACTCCACCCTGTTGTGAGCTATGTTTTAATTACGCGTTTGTTGCCGCAGGAAGGTGTGTCATGATGTCAAACATAAATTTCATGGAAGTTATATATCTAAAAAATTCACATTGTAAGTACAAAACGAGTAACGATGTTCGTTAACAGTGTCCTTTGTGAGTTATTTTAAATCATCcgatgaaaataattcaaattccAGTCCATGCAAACtgtaatgaattattttctttcttcaattaATATTAACCCTCTACAACTGGCACATCGGAATGTATGCGGACTTcgaacgctagaaaccgggtttctacaCCTGTAGTGGGCATAACACAGATGACCCATTATATAGCTTTCTggttaactccaaacaaacaagtttattaatattactatacTTATACAGTGTATGCTACCGCAGGTTATTTAAACTAAGTAACTTGAAATTTAAACACTTCACAAAAGTACACCGACTGATTTAATTCTCATCTTAAAAAAACCTTATAAACTTTACAACAATCTCCTATTTATAAATCTAGCTTCAAATATACTAATATAACTTCAAAACCTTTAAACCAAAAGTATCTAGGCCTAGTATGCCATTTatctaagaataaaaataagctCACAATATAAATGCTTGTTAATAACAAGCATAGATATTTTAAGCTATAATAACGATGTTATTAAGTTGACTAGTGAAGTATTCAGTAAGTCAATTCGTGAATAACTTCAATGAGAGTCTGTGAATTATTTAGTATTGTGATTcagttagtattgtttgtttgttttgaatttcgcgcaaagctactcgagtgctatttgcgctagccgtccctaatttagtagtgtaagactagagggaaggcagaaggtcatcaccactcaccgccacctcttgagctactcttttaccaacgaatagtgggattgaccgacacattatatcgcctccacggctgaaaggatgagcatgtttagtgtgacggggattcgaatccgcaaacctcgcattatgtttgtttgttttgtttttttggaatttcgcacaaagctactcgagggctatctgtgctagccgtccctaatttagcagtgtaagactagagtgaaggcagctagtcatcaccacccaccgccaactcttgggctactcttttaccaacaaatagtgggattggccgttacgttataacactcctacgactgaaaggacgagcatgtttgatatgactgggattcgaatccacaaccaTCAGACATAAATGAAatgcaaacacaaaataaactaactaCCGGTCTTTTATATCTGTCAAAAATATTTGACAGTTTTTAGTAACTATGCAATTTACCCATAGTTGATGCAAACACCAAAAAAACTAGACAGTTGTCTTGGGTGACAAAATTTGTGTATGAATTATGAAATTTTTCAGATGAgcattacactgtttgggtagacaaggcccggcatggccaggtggctaagacactcaactcgtaatccgaaggtcgcgggttcgactccttgtcgcaccaagcatgctcgctatttcagccgtgggggcgttataatgttacggtcagtcccactattcgttggtaaaagagtagcccaagagttgagggtgggtggtgatcactaggtaccttccctctcgtcttacacaacaaaattagagacgaccagcgcagataaccctcatgtatctttgcgcaaaattcaaaagaaacaaacaaataagataaacatagttttataaaaatgcGTTGCCTTTACTATCTATCCAGAGTCGCTAAAAGCTGTAGAAAGATATATACTtacgtttattattgttttgatcCAGGTAcaataaaatcaatatatttcattttaatttttttgataaTAGAATATATTGTTATGCGTGGAAAAGGAACACACAGCTTGAAGTTTTTCCTAGTGTACTAAATACTCTTGCATTGGCCCTGAATTTACTTACCTAAACTGAAATAATTTAGTAAGTGAAATATGGTATTTCTGGGTACTACTCGTCACCTTGATATTGCTGAAGGAcattttacataattaatattaacaaaatataataatacatccaTGTTAAAGAAAGTGAAAAAGACTCATTTTTATGTCTAAACtttaaaatcaatatataaatgtaatgcaCCATTTGTGTTTGTAGACTTGGATCAATCATGCATCGTATGTATTCTACATTATTGTGACTAAAGATTCAAATTGTTTGCTATTGGTATGATATAATATATCTACTTTTACCATTTTTTGTACCGGGCTATTAATTGCTTTCTGAAATAGGATTAATTGAAATTACTAACTACGAATATCAACTTTAATTTTGATATAAGTATTCTTCCTGTTTCTTGACAAATTAGAAACATTTAGCACATTCTTGGATTTATATCTTCCTTCTGTTTTAGTATAAATctacacaacggtatgtctccagacttacaacaccagaaacctggtttcgagacccgtggcgggcagagcatcGATAACTCAATGTGTTGTTTCGTTCTTAACTGAAACAAACTGCACGATGGAACTTCTGCGTTTTGGCCACTACACCGAATTGAGCCTgaaattttagcattgtgagttcgtaaacttaccattAACCTTtacggttttgttttttgtttgtttttttgtaactggcgcttataaattcaaaataccagctttaaataatttcatcaagaagaaaaataaactcaGCTCGctcattttttaattaaataaactttaaatatggGTGTTAGAAATAAATATCGGTAATtgcattaatattttcaaaataatatacatttccaTCAGAGGGCTGACGTTATTTTAGTAGGAGGATTTTGTCTCGTATGAGATGAGGTAAAAGTATTATAGTTGCGCTATTAAGAAACTGTGTTGACTaatttttgttgattttcttCGAAAATGTTTTCTGCAATCACCAAATGTTGTGTTATTGGTAGAAAATCAAGTctacaattttataaaatgaaaatagcaAGAGCAGTTACAAAATATCCCACATATAGTACTACTAGTGCCATATTATTAAAAAGGAACTTGAAGACGCTAACAAATAACGAGCATAATAAAAGTGAAGACATCAAGTTTGAGTATCTTACAGGTAAACAAGAAGGTGTTGCAGTAATTGCTATGAATCGTCCACAGGCCAAAAATGCAATTAGCTTGAATCTTGTTTCCATGTTTGAAGAAGCTCTACATGCAGTGAAGTTTGATAAATCATTACGTGTTTTAATAATCCGCAGTTTAATTCCTGGAGTATTTTGTGCGGGGGCTGATTTGAAAGAACGAGCAAAAATGTCAGAATCTGAAGTTGGTCCATTTGTGGCAAGGCTTCGAGGAATGTCAATAGAAATTCATGACTTACCAGTACCAACTATCGCAGTTCTAGATGGTGCTGCTATGGGTGGTGGGCTTGAATTGGCTTTAGCATGTGACTTACGAGTGGCAGCTTCATCAGCTAAGATGGGACTCGTTGAAACTAAACTTGCAATCATACCAGGAGCTGGTGGAACCCAGAGATTACCACGTGTTGTGGGTCCATCTGTTGCAAAAGAACTCATTTTCACTGGAAGAATAATTGATGGAAATCAGGCTCACAGTATTGGCTTGGTAAATCATGTGGTGGAACAGAATCAAACTGGTGATGCAGCATATCATAAAGCATTAGAATTGGCTGAAGAAATAGTACCTCAAGGACCAGTAGCTCTTCGGATGGCCAAACTTGCTATCAACAAAGGCACAGAAGTTGATTTAAATAGTGGTTTGGCTTATGAACAAGCATTTTATGCTCAAGTGATTCCTACAAAAGATAGGATTGAAGGATTACAAGCATTCAAAGAAAAGAGACCACCCTGCTATAAGGGAGAGTAACttgtgtaaatattatataaatatgtaaattgcAGTTCTTGCCCTTGAATAATAATTTAgatttgacaaatatttttatcaattttttgtgtgttttttaagattatcaagtaaaataattGCCAAATTCTCTTATTGCAATATTgatataggatcattttattagTAAAGGCTTTGCTTATCAtttaatttatgaatattaatttcttgaaatttggGAGATGTCACATAtaggtaaaaaatatttcattgaatttAGCAAGCTCATAATAGGctgctttttttgtttgtttacatatggTAACAAATTTGGCTATGTAATACATTTGTTCCtaactattttttaaagaatataatcTTACCATGAAGTTTCTGAtttagttttgtgaaaaattaggaaataagcTATTGTTTATACAATAATAGGCATTTAGTCCTAtggaattttgatttttttgaagTATTTACTTCCAAAGTTTTAGCTTTTAATTACTATGTTGAATAATTTCGATAAATATCTCATCTTCAGTAAGTActaatttgaaaagaaatatcTGAGAAAGCTTCTCTCTATTTTTTGgaatttttcacatattttaatagtgttagaaacaaatttctctctatatataaaaaaaaaagacaagaactAAACTCATTCTGAAGTGAATTATTTTCTTGGGTGGAATTATGAACTTGTAAATAGAGCTGGGCAATTAATGGAATTTTTAAAGTGATTAATCATTAGGTTCATCTGTTGGTTACATTCAACTAATAGGTTATTCTCGCATAATGTTTGGTCAGTTGGAATAACTGaaaattgtaattattagaaactaattttgattagttggttatttttatgaattatgaCACTAAATTAACACTAAGTTGAACAACCTTGAATTAATCAAAGATAGTAattaatcataacaatattttgatagttagaagaacaaaaaacagaaataattgaaaatagcAGTTTTTCTTAGTTGGTTATTTTAGATGACACTGATCTGTGTGATTGATGCTTTTAGGTAATACAGTTAGTTTCCTAGTTCCAttgaaatataattcataatattttatttgaattttagtgGTTAAAACTACAGTAATCCAGAGAAAATAAGTCTTTTAGTCTCTAttcataacataaatattttagtaataattttggTCCATcagaattatttttcaaaaaaaatcaATGTCTTCTTTAAGAACAGAATCAAAACTGATCAATAAACTCCAACTGTGgcttttatcaacattttttataatttcattataaccTCCATATTCTCAACTGTGAGACTTTTGTAAGTAGGCTCTGTATAACTGTTCTTTTTAAGCCACTTCTAAACATTCAATCATGATGCTTTTATAAGTTACCTAACTCAAATTTATTTTGCTTAGTACACAACATTAATATTTTCCACACTAAAAGTAAGGCCTTTCCAATCTTTTACACCCAGAGTTCATCACTCTAACTTATCAATTTTGAAACCAATTTTTCACATATTAATCTTCTCCACAAAACCAAGTTTTTCTGCATTTACGAATCATTTCTATTCAGCCTTATGCAACATTTAGTATTACCAGTATATTTACTAAAATTTACAAGATCCTAAGGCAGATTCACTTAGGGGACCCTACATTTACCCAAATAGAATGAAGTCTagttattatatatctttatttttcaccttcATGCCAGTTTTTAATCCAccatttgtattttcttaaattctgtaataataaattaaactgttATGATGAATGTTAAATTCTTTCAGTAGTTCTAGGTACAAAACATTAATAGGTCAACCCTCATTCAGGTAAACCAGAACCTCAAAAAAAACACTGCaacaaagaaaatcatttttaGAGGCATTTTGAAAAATTTCAATCACATTTAATCTGTAAGGTGCATTTTCAAGTTGTTTATGATAACAGATTACTatagttaaacaacaacaaattggtGAGAAAGAAAACCATTTTTTGAGacattttgaaaaatttcaaTCACATTTAATCTGTAAGGTGCATTTTCAAGTTGTTTATGATAACAGATTACTATAGTTAAACAAGAACAAATTGGTGAGAAAGAAAACCATTTTTTGAGGCATTTTGAAAAATTTCAATCGCATTTAATCTGTAAGGTGCATTTTCAAGTTTATGATAACAGATTACTatagcttaacaacaacaaactgatGAGAAAGAAAACCATTTTTTGAGGCATTTTGAAAACTTTCAATCACATTTAATCTATAAGATGCATTTTCAAGTTGCTTATGATAAAGATTACTatagcttaacaacaacaaaagttatacTAATTAACCTATAACTTTTGAATTCATCTGTTTACATTACCCTCTTTTGATTCATTATCAGTAATATCTGTATGTAAACAAACTTCTGTAAAATTCAGTTAAAACCCCCACCAACTTGATACTTGGCCTTTGAGTATCTAAGAAAAGCTGTTTATTTCTTTGAAGATATCAAAGTTTACTTGCCTCATTATTGACATCTTCACtaaaaaaagaaatgtgaacaaaatatttgttttaacaattgaGTTATTCTTTTTCAACAGTTAAGTTTCTATCTTAATCTCTTTAAAGTACAATATTTTCATTGGATgtctttttttgttaaaattagcaCAAAACGTCCTTTGAATGTGAGTTAATACAACTAGCTATTGtcatttgaaaatttgtttcagtCTCTATTATAGCTTTCTAAATTtgctaatgtttattttatgatttctTATATCATACCAGTGATATTCatacttttgaaaattaaaactttttgctCATCTTTATAGGATGCAAGCTTTGGTTGAAGAATGAGAATTTGAGGAATACAGTATTTCTCACAACACTTAATAAATCTTGCAATATCCTCTTTATTATGGCTACCTTCATTATTAGTAAATGCTTTCTCATACTTTCTTCAACCAAAGTTATTGATGTGTCAGGTGTCTTAAGAAAATTCACTGCCAAAACTAATCTGTGGTTGGGTATGTTGTAGTTGcaagaattatatataaaatcacaagggagaaaattatatttgtacagCTTggttcagaaataaaataatcaaatttttctttgtctttttatgTTTAAGAAAGAAACCCCATTCTGAATAACTGgctttactatttaaaaatagaaaagtagtttattttttacttttgttttattatgccattCCATCAGATACCTTATGTCTAAAAACATGGTTCATGTTCTGTTgacataaacaaattaaaagattATGCAATTTTGGACAATGGGCATATTTGTGAGATTGACActcaaatttcactatttaacTAAAGTAGCCTTGgggttgaaaatttaaaattgggGACAAATAACCTTCATATAACGGAGAGAAAGCATGTGACACAAAGAAGAATGACCCAGAGCAAAAACAAACTAACCCACATTTGAGAACCAACTTGTTCTCGAGTCTATCTATACATGTGCCGAAAAAGCCTATATGTGAAAAAAATTGGATTTTGTTGATAAACAAGAACATTCTACCTGTCCAAActtaaaaaggaaagaaacacTGCTTAGCATGCTTGTGTACTACTAAGtggtttaatatgttatttactttagcaatttattaagtaaaacctttaatatttatcatttacattgttgaatattttgatgTCACTGCTATTGTAGATTGAAAGATTTGTTAGATaagcataatttaaaaattatgtagttttcaaaGGTTATTCTGTTTGAAAGCTTAAATTGTAGTATTTCTATTATTTGATTAAGTTAACCATTCAAACAAACCACCCACAAATAGTTCACCAAAtaccttaaaattttaaaacttctgaCAAAAGCCATCCTTAGGAATCATTTTTATTCAGCCTTTTATTGATTGTAtcagaaattataaaatgttctacTATTCCATTCAGCACATACCTTATTTCTGTAGGCCTGAATTAAACCAATAaggttaaaatttatttaaaatgcataCTTTATtgtgtatacatgtgtgtataacAAGACATAGTTTAAGTCATTCAACAAGAGggttaacttcaaacaattatACATGTTGCTTGGTCACAATAGTATAGAAATTAAACAGATAATATAGTCTGTACAAAATGATCATAAGGTTCAATATCAGAGCACATCATTTGTTTACTCAGGTTTTTTTCTTTACCTTCTCTTTAGATAACATAGTTGTCTTAACTTTTGATAGACTTCAGTTCCCAGCTGTAATGTACAGGAGATGAACTTTTCTGCTTCAACTAGCATTCAGAGTACTAGCTGCTTGTGCCTTGGCAGTTTTTGTTCTGATTCATCACTGAAAACTTAACTGTCATTCTCATTGTCTGCTAGGTTAGGAAGAGCATTCTTTATCACTACTTAACAGAACTTTACTTTGGGTAGTTTGAGTGGTACAGTAGCCTGATTGACTATTAAGGTATACTAATGAGTTGAATTGAAAATGCTGAATTTATATGTCCCACAGGGCACCATGAGACATTTGTATGGCACTgctatataattaaacatatttaagaaTGATTATTTATCCATCCATTATGCTGTTGGCTCATCAGTAACATGCAGTTTCACATTCAACTTGTGTGCATTCTTACAGAAGTCCATAATTGTCAAAATACAAGGTGAGGGCCAAACAATTAGGAACCTAATGATACCTACTATGGAACAGAGCCAAATTCATCCAGCATTTTCAGtctgtcattttattatttttatatcaaatggcTATTTTTTTTCCAGTGGTTAGTGAACATACTTGTGTGCACTGACAATGGTTGTTTGTAATCATTCTGTGTATTTATGTAGACATTATTCATGCAAACTATGCATTACACTGAAAGGCAAGGTAGAATTTCCTCTGAACTTTGGAAAGTTTGTTGGACTGATTGCTGATTAATTGCCATCTAAACCATAATCACATGCGGAAGGTAACAATCCTTGTCTGTCTAATCCAAGCATGCAAACTTGTAAAGCATGTATTTGCTGTTTGTAATGCTCTGTTTTAGCTAATTGCTATGTTTGCATTGCAATTCATGGCACATCTCAGCAAACAACTGTTAAAATGGTGCCAATGTGTTAGGAGCATTAATGACCATGTTTGACTCTCTCAGTGAAATGATTAGCACAATTAATACATATTGATTACATTTCTAAGCTTCCAGAAAGGTTTAGAAATGTCTGAAGCAGTTTATTAGAGCAGAGGGCTTCAAGCTCTCTTTCACTCAGTTTTCCTAATTTACATGTACAGTATTGGTGcttttttctcattatttcataaatatcatCCATAAATTTATCAGCAAAGATAAGCCACAATGTTGAATTTGCTTCCTGATCTTGTACAACGTATAGTTAAGAGAATTTCTTCTTTTTAGCCACAGAAACTACTAGCTGCATTACAGGTGAATCTCAGAAATACAGTATGGTACAGCACACCATTTTGCACTttcatataatgatatatatatatgtcagagATTGTGTTGATCATTATACTTATATTATGCTTGTTCCAATTCATTTTGCTGTATTGTTAGAGGTGGACAAACTACCTAGGTTTTCTAGTTGTTTCTTAACTATTTTAGAGATTCTCACCGTATATCCATTCTACTGAATGGTAAGAAGGCATATTATGATACTGCTGTTGTCCTTGGTAATGTTCAGTTGCTGAAttgtattattgtaatgtttttaatgatatatctCATGTGCTTAAGGTTCATAGGTCACCATAGCAAAACATTATCTACTATAAtggtaaagtttattttgtatctGATATTCAAGTACACAAATGTCCAGTAGAAAAACCAAAAATTTCTGGAAAGTGCAGGTTCGAGGCTTTTAAGTGGAAGGTAAATTAACTCACAGAGTAAAAGAAAACTGGCAAACACAACTGTTGTTTCAAGCAACAACAATGTTTAAATAGGTTACCTTCCAAGAAGTATGTTCAGAAAAGCATACATGTTAATTTGAGACTTAAAAAACAAAGGTAGTGGCATATCACTTGTCTAGAAGGATTAGGGTGTGTTTACAATCTGCAGGTATCCAGTTAACACAGATGCAATTAACTACATGCAGGTgcttaaagaaatttataaaaatattacctgaATAAACCAGAACAATCATATTTTCTTTGCTAATTATGGAAGGATGAAGTTCATGATTTTTGAAGTCGACACACATATATAAAGATTACAACTGATagaatgttgttttttatgaagTAATGAAACTGATAATTAGCAACACCTTACTGATGTATACTGTTATGCACTTCGTGCCATCTAATACTTGTGATTGTATTACTTCAGTGACTTTATCATTCACATCTATAACTAAGGTTATGTGAAAATTCTGTTATTAGAAGACAAACTTCAGTACATTAACTAGAGTGCATTTTAGTGACTGgaaagtttgtgtgtttatttaatgttgttagtTGTGCTACTAAAGACAAGAAGTTGGCTATGAAGCATCAAGAGTGTACAGTGGCTGTTGCTGCTGTGATTTTAGTAGGCTCAATAAACCTTTGTCCCTGCATATTGTATTTTCTAAGAACTCCATTTGTGTATGCATAAGCCCAGTTTCAGCTTGGCTTGCTTCATGCACTAGAATAGATGTCTAAGATTCTTAACAACAGTTTGAAATGTATTGATAAGGACAAAAATAACTTCCATACATCTTAAACATCATTCCATTTGCACAACATTTACTTGTAGTCTCAACAGCCACTCAAAAGTAGACAAATGGCATAACACAAATCTCATGTAAAACCCATTGTGAGTGACAGAAGTTTCAAGAAACCACATCCCATGAGTTGAACTAATAAGACATTTAATACTTCCAGAAGTTTGGGCAGAGGAGTGGAAACACGTTTATCTGAAATCATATCCATTCCTTCCTTTCCttttacatcaacaaatggttggAAACAAAAAATCTCAGGCAATTAGATATCTATGTTTCTATCAACTTCCACACTGTAAATTAGTGGATTAAGAAGGCTGATATGGCATTTATTTCATGAGGTATGTATCTCAAAATTTGGTGTGATGCTGAGTCAAGTTTGCTTTACTCTGATAGCAACCTGGTCCAGTAAATATTGTGGTATATTCAGTCAACAGCTTTGTGAGCTCTTCACACTGGCTTTTATAGACATTAACGTCACAGTTCTCCCATTAGCAATCTTGGATATATTGACACTCGCACACTTGCGCGATTTCAAGAATTAATTGCAAATGTTCACACATAACGTATACCTGATACGTATTTTTTCATGCTGAATTGTTTCATAACTGGGAATGTAATCCAAATTCTAAATAGTATTAAAAGGGCGTGTAGTGATGATAATCgcgtttttagttatttttatcttaCTCTTGTATTTGTAACGCTTCTTAACAATTCTAGCAGCAGCATGTGCACTGTAAGAACACATATTTACTTGAGGGGGAGAAGCAGATTTGGGAACAGGTATCCAaattttattaactcatattcACTATTATAACATGCAATTGCATATTAATCAACAAATAATACTACAGTGCATTAGTATGAAACATTCATTCGAATGCAGTTTCCCTCGGATTTtccttttgtattattatta
Proteins encoded in this window:
- the LOC143252305 gene encoding methylglutaconyl-CoA hydratase, mitochondrial, yielding MFSAITKCCVIGRKSSLQFYKMKIARAVTKYPTYSTTSAILLKRNLKTLTNNEHNKSEDIKFEYLTGKQEGVAVIAMNRPQAKNAISLNLVSMFEEALHAVKFDKSLRVLIIRSLIPGVFCAGADLKERAKMSESEVGPFVARLRGMSIEIHDLPVPTIAVLDGAAMGGGLELALACDLRVAASSAKMGLVETKLAIIPGAGGTQRLPRVVGPSVAKELIFTGRIIDGNQAHSIGLVNHVVEQNQTGDAAYHKALELAEEIVPQGPVALRMAKLAINKGTEVDLNSGLAYEQAFYAQVIPTKDRIEGLQAFKEKRPPCYKGE